The following is a genomic window from Streptomyces chrestomyceticus JCM 4735.
GCCCCTGTTCGACCCGTACGGCTGGGACCCGGAACGCGGCCTGGACGCCGCCGTGCAGGCACTCGGCCTGCACTGCACACGCGAAGCGGGCGGCACCCAGGACGAGGCACTGGCCCGTCTCCGCGCCGCCTGCTCGGAAGGCCCCGTCCTGGCCGGCCCACTGGAGATGGGCCTACTCCTGTACCAGCACGGCTCCGGCACCGCGAACGGCGCCGACCACTACGTCGTCGTCCTCGCCGTCGAGAACGACACCGTCCTCCTCCACGACCCGCACGGCCACCCGTACGCCACCCTCCCCACCCCGGCTTTCGCCGCAGCCTGGCGCGCGGAGACAGTGCCGTACACCGAAGACACCTACGTGATGCGCTCCGCCTTCACCCAACAGCGGACCGTCGCCCCAACGGACGCCCTGCGCCAGTCCCTACCCGGCGCCGTACAGTGGCTGGCCGGCCGCAACGACCTGCCGGTCGCGCCGGGAACACTGGGCGGAGCCGCCGCACTCGAAGCCCTGGCCGACCAGGTCGCCAAGGGCGACCTGCCTCCCGACACCCGCGAGCTGCTCGCTGAATTCGCCATCCAGGTCGGCACCCGCCGCCTCAACGACGCAGCAGCCTGCCTCGCCCCCCTGGGCCTGACCACCCCGGCCGCCCTCCTGACCGAACAGTCCCGCATCCTCGGCAGTTTGCAGTACCCCGTCGTCTCCAACGACGACCAAGCACTGGCAGCGGGCCTGCGACGACTCGGCCCTACGTACGATCGACTGCGCACCGCCCTGGAACAGGCCGTCGCGCAGGGCAAGCCACGCTGAACCGCACGTACTACAAGGAGCCCCTGCGCCCACTCCTGCGCAGGGGCACGAACCGTGACGTCCCCCTCAGCGCACGAGGCTCAGCGACCTTTTGGCCTGGTGCTCGCCGGCTCCTTCTTCCTCGCCCGTCACCGTCTCCATGCTCAGCCCGAACAGCATTTCCGCCACCTCTTCCGCTCTGACGCCGAGCTGGTCGGCGACGTCACCGGGACGGATGCCCTTGGACCACAGCCCTTGGAAGACCTTGGTCAGGATCTGCGACGTCTCCCGCTTCTTCAGGCCCTGCGGTTCGTCCGTGCGATAGCCACGCGCACTCAGTTCCGCACAGGTCGATCGGTATTGCCAGTCGGTGAGAAGCCCCAGGTCGTGCATACGGTACGTCAGCGCCATGGCCGAGACTTTCCAGATCCGCTTGCCCTCCAGGACCTGGTCGACGCGGGCGCCCGCCGGCATGTGACCGAGCACGCTGGCGGCCGGCATGAGGAAGGCACTGGCGAAGTCGTTCGCCTGCCGTTCAGCCCCTGGACCGGTGCACGGGCGTTCACCGCTGCCGTGCATGATCAGGTGCCCCAGCTCGTGGGCGGCGTCGAACCTCCCGCGTTCGACGGTCTTCAGCATGTTCAGGAAGACGAACGGAACCGTGCCCCGCCACACCGCGAACGCATCCACCTCCAACGAGTCCGGCGGCAGCGAAAAGACCCGGACCCCGTGCGCCTCCAGGAGGTGCACCATGTTCGGCGCCGGAGCGGTACCCAACCCCCAACGGGTGCGCACCATCTCCGCGGCCGTCTCCGGGTCCGGTTTGCCGAGCGAGGGCAGATCGGGCTCGGGCAGGCGAAAACGCTCGTCGATCCACTCGTACAACTGTGCCGCGAGTGTGCCCGCGGCCCGCGCTGAGTCCAGGACACGGGGCGGTGTCTTGGTACGGGCGCGCCAGGAGATGCCCTCCGCCGGCAGTTCGTCGATGTCCGGCCCACTGAAGAAACGCTCGGGAAAATCGAGCGCGTCGGCGAGCCGTCGAACGGTGGACGGCCGGGGCGCGGTGCGACCTGTCTCATAGTTCGACAGGCTCTGCAGGGACACTCCGGCGCGGGCGGAGAGATCTGCGAGGGTCAGTCCCCGGCGTTTCCGGGCCAGCGTGATGCGTGATGGGGTCACCATGGTGGACTGCCTCGTAGGGTCGGTGGTGCAGGGTGCGGCACTGTGAGAACAGTGCCGCACCGGGACGGGCTCTCAGCGGAACGGCACCGGGATGTCGATCTCGCCACCCCCATCTTCGTGCGGCGGTTCGATTCCGTCCATTTCGAAGACCGGCAGAAGGATGCGCCGCTTCCACTCCGAGACGTAACCGTCGACGACCTCGGCGGGCAGTGACAGCTCGTTGTGGACGTACACCTTGTCACCGGCCTCGATGCGGCGGGAGACGAGGAACCAGACCTGGAGGTGACCGGCCTCCTCTGAGCTGAGGACGACCTCGTTCCCGCGGTGCAGCGGGAACAGCTCCAGTTGCGCGGCGTTGTCCTCGGCGACCCGCTTCGTGGCCGCGCCACGACGGCGCGCGTTCCGGGGCGGGAACGTCCGTTCCCCCGTCGCCCCGTCACCGCTCATGACACCGAAGGCAACCGTCCTGTCAGGGTTGCAGACCAGCTCCAAGTGGTCGTGCAGAAGCCGTTTCCAGCCCTCGTGCCGGATGTGCATCTCACGAATGATCCGGACGTGTTCCTGATACGCCCTGGTGCCGGCGGTGTTCGCCGGGTGGTTCCGCGTCGCGGACCGGCGGGCGACCTCCCCGGCCCGCAAGGCCGGATGCAGGTACTCCAGCTTGGTGCCGAGGGCAGCAAGCTGCGTGCGATAGCCATCAGGCTCGGGTACGGCGACAGGAAGGACAGTCATTCAACCTCCGGGATCGGTGGACTCCGACTTGATCTTATAGAAACGCCACCGCAGATGCGGCCCCATTCTTATAAGCGCCGTACGGCATCCTCGCGTTACAGAGAGAAGTTGACCGCCTGTCAGGAAGCTGACACTTCGCCTGCCCCCTCACAACCCCACAATCCCATTCCACTCCTTGGCGAACGCCGGACGTTCCTTGGACGTGATGTCGCGGGCGATGGCCAGGCGCTCGCGCAGCGCGCCGTCCGGGAAGACCAGGGGGTCCTCGGCCAGCGCGGCGCGGTCCTCGTCCTTGGCGGAGGCGAGGATGTCCCGGGCGGCCGGGACCGGGCAGACGTAGTTGACCCAGACGGCCAGTTCGGCGGCGATCTCCGGGCGGTAGTAGAAGTCGATCAGCTCTTCCGCGTTGTGCTTGTGCTCGGCGCGGCCGGGGATCATCAGGCTCTCCGCCCACAGTTCGGCGCCCTCCTGCGGCACCACGAACTCGATGTCCGGGTTGTCCTCCTTGAGCTGGATGACGTCACCCGAGTACGCCTGCGCCGCGAGCACGTCCCCGGAGGCCAGGTCCTTGATGTAGTCGTTGCCGGTGAAGCGCCGGATGTGTTTCCTGTCGACGAGGCGGCGGATACGTTCCGTCATCCGGTAGAAGTCGGTCTCCGTCCAGCGCGTGATGTCGACGCCGTCGCCCTGCATGAGCATCGCGAAGGACTCGTCCAGCCCGGACAGCAGTGTCACCCGGCCGCGCAGGTCGTCCTTCCACAGGTCGGCGGTGTGCTGGATCTCCCGGCCGAGCTTCCGGCGGTTGTACGCGATGCCGGTGATGCCCGACTGCCAGGGGACGCTGTGCTTGCGCCCGGGGTCGAAGTGCGGGGTGCGCAGCAGCGGGTCGAGGTGTTGCGCGACGTGGGGCTGCCGGGCCCGGTCCATCTCCTGCACCCAGCCGAGGCGTACGAAGCGGCCGCACATCCAGTCGCTGATGACGATCAGGTCGCGGCCGGTCGGCCGGCGGTTCATCAGGGCGGGGCTGATCTTCCCGAAGAACTCGTCGTTGTCGTTGATCTCTTCGGTGTACGTCACCGAGATGCCGGTGTGCCGCTCGAACGCCTCCAGCGTCGGCCGCCGCTGCTGGTCGCGCTCGTCCACGTCGATGTAGAGCGGCCAGTTGGCGAAGGTCAGGCGCCGGTCGCGGGCCGAGCGGTCGGGGGCCGCGCGGTCGGCCGGCGCGACGTACGCCGCGGGCACTCCGCAGCCGGCCGCCAGCGCGGCCAGCGCCCCGGCCGCTCCCGTACCGACCGTGCCCCGTAGCAGCGAGCGTCGCGAAAGTTCAGCCATGGCGAGCACTCTCACGTGCGGTGGGCGGCGGCGGCAAGCAACAGAACGTCGGCTGCCGGGGCGCTGTTCACGACGGTGTGCCGAGCGGCGGGAAGGGGGGCGGGACCGGTGGCGGGGCGGGCGAGCGCACGGGCGGGCGGGGCCGGTGCCGGGACCCCCGCCCGCCCGTGGCCAGCGAATCAGCCGTCCAGCGACGTCATCACGTGCTTGATGCGCGTGTAGTCCTCGAAGCCGTAGCCCGAGAGGTCCTTGCCGTAACCGGACTTCTTGAAGCCGCCGTGCGGCATCTCGGCGACCAGCGGGATGTGGGTGTTGATCCACACGCAGCCGAAGTCCAGCTTCTTCGACATCCGCATGGCCCGGGCGTGGTCCTTGGTCCACACCGAGGACGCCAGCGCGTACTCCACCCCGTTCGACCACTCGACGGCCTGGTCCTCGTCCCGGAAGGACTGGACGGTGATGACCGGGCCGAAGACCTCCTGCTGGACGATCTCGTCGTCCTGCTTGAGGCCGGAGACGACGGTGGGAGCGTAGAAGTAGCCCTTCTCGCCGACCTGGTGGCCGCCCGCCTCGATCTTGGCGTGCGCGGGCAGACCGTCGATGAAGCGCTTGACCTGCGCCAACTGGTTGGCGTTGTTCAGCGGCCCGTAGAACACGTCCTCGTCGTCCGGCGCGCCGGTCCTGGTGTCGGCGGCGGCCTTGGCGAGCGCGGTCACGAACTCGTCGTGGATGGACTCGTGGACGAGCACCCGGGTCGCGGCCGTACAGTCCTGGCCGGCGTTGAAGTAGCCCGCCTCCGCGATGCCCTCGACCGCCTTGGCGATGTCGGTGTCCTCGAAGACCACGACCGGCGCCTTGCCGCCCAGCTCCAGGTGGACCCGCTTGAGATCCTTGGACGCGGACTCGGCGACCTGCATACCGGCCCGTACGGAGCCGGTGATCGAGGCCATCGCCGGGGTCTTGTGCTCGACCATCAGACGGCCGGTGTCCCGGTCGCCGCAGATGACGTTGAAGACGCCGCGGGAGTGGCCCAGCTCGTCCAGCACACCGCCGATGATCTCGGCGATCAGCACGGTCGAGGCGGGCGTGGTGTCGGAGGGCTTGAGGACGACGGTGTTGCCCGCGGCCAGCGCCGGGGCGAACTTCCACACCGCCATCATCATGGGGTAGTTCCACGGTGCGACCTGCGCGCAGACACCGACCGGCTCCCGGCGGACGATGGACGTCAGACCGTCCATGTACTCGCCCGCCGCGCGGCCCTCCAGCATCCGGGCGGCCCCCGCGAAGAAGCGGATCTGGTCCACCATCGGCGGGATCTCCTCGGACCGGACGAGCGCGACCGGCTTGCCGCAGTTCTCCGACTCGGCGGCGATCAGCTCCTCGGCCCGCTCCTCGAAGCGGTCGGCGATCTTGAGCAGGACCTTCTGGCGCTCGGCCGGCACCAGGTCGCGCCAGGCGGGGAACGCCGTCGCGGCGGCGGCCATCGCGGCGTCGACGTCCGCGGCGCCGGACAGCGGAGCGGTGGCGTACGCCTCGCCCGTGGACGGGTCGACCACCTCCGTGGTCCGCCCGTCGGCGGCGTCCCGGAACTCCCCGTCGATGTAGTTGCGCAGCCGACGCAGTTCGGTGGTCACGAGCGACCCCTCCTAGTCAGGTGTCCAGTGCTTGAGATGCCCACCCTAGCCAGGAAGTCAACGTTTTCGACATACCCGAAAGGGATGAACGACGAAATCAGTGGCGTCGATATCTACAGACAACTGATTTCATCGAATCAGGGTTGCGGGACTGACGAGGCTCGTGCACAGTGAGGGATGTGGCCACTCGTGACAGAAACGGCACCCAGTCGATCGACTCCGTCTCCCTGGCGATCATCGAGCAGCTCCAGGAGGACGGCCGCCGTCCGTACGCCGCGATCGGCAAGGCCGTCGGCCTGTCCGAGGCGGCGGTGCGGCAACGCGTACAGAAACTGCTCGACCAAGGCGTGATGCAGATCGTCGCGGTCACCGACCCCCTCACGGTCGGCTTCCGGCGGCAGGCGATGGTCGGGATCAACGTCGAAGGTGACCTCGACCCGGTGGCCGACGCCCTGACGGCCATGGAAGAGGTCGAGTACGTCGTCATGACCGCGGGCTCCTTCGATCTCCTCATCGAGATCGTCTGCGAGGACGACGACCACCTGCTGGAAATGATCAACAAGCGGATCCGCACGCTGCCCGGCGTCCGGACGACCGAGAGCTTCGTCTACCTCAAGCTCCGTAAGCAGACCTACACCTGGGGAACCAGATAGCCATGACCGCTGACCTCTCGAAGACGGCCTACGACCACCTGTGGATGCACTTCACCCGCATGTCGTCGTACGAGAACGCCCCCGTGCCGACGATCGTGCGCGGCGAGGGCACGAACATCTACGACGACAAGGGCAAGCGCTACATCGACGGGCTGGCCGGCCTGTTCGTCGTCCAGGCCGGGCACGGCCGCGCCGAACTCGCCGAGACCGCGCTCAAGCAGGCCCAGGAACTGGCCTTCTTCCCCATCTGGTCGTACGCGCACCCCAAGGCCGTGGAGCTCGCCGAGCGGCTGGCGCACCACGCGCCGGGCGACCTGAACAAGGTCTTCTTCACCACCGGCGGCGGTGAGGCCGTCGAGACCGCGTGGAAGCTGGCCAAGCAGTACTTCAAGCTCACCGGCAAGCCCACCAAGCACAAGGTCATATCGCGCGCGGTGGCCTACCACGGCACGCCGCAGGGCGCCCTGTCCATCACCGGCCTGCCGGGCCTGAAGGCCCCGTTCGAGCCGCTGGTCCCCGGCGCCCACAAGGTCCCGAACACCAACATCTACCGCGCGCCGCTCTTCGGTGACGACCCGGAGGCGTTCGGCCGCTGGGCCGCCGCCCAGATCGAGCAGCAGATCCTCTTCGAGGGCGCGGACACCGTCGCCGCCGTCTTCCTGGAGCCGGTGCAGAACGCGGGCGGCTGCTTCCCGCCCCCGCCCGGCTACTTCCAGCGCGTCCGCGAGATCTGCGACCGGCACGACGTGCTGCTCGTCTCCGACGAGGTCATCTGCGCCTTCGGCCGCCTCGGCACGATGTTCGCCTGCGACAAGTTCGACTACGTACCCGACATGATCACCTGCGCCAAGGGCATGACCTCGGGCTACTCCCCGATCGGCGCCTGCGTCATCTCCGACCGGCTGGCCGAGCCGTTCTACAAGGGCGACAACACCTTCCTGCACGGCTACACCTTCGGCGGCCACCCGGTCTCCGCCGCCGTCGCCTGCGCCAACCTCGACATCTTCGAGCGCGAGGGCCTCAACCAGCACGTGCTGGACAAGGAGGACGCCTTCTTCTCGACCCTGAAGAAGCTGCACGACCTGCCGATCGTCGGCGACGTCCGCGGCAACGGCTTCTTCTACGGCATCGAACTCGTCAAGGACAAGACCACAAAGGAATCGTTCAACGACGAGGAGACCGAGCGGGTCCTGTACGGCTTCCTCTCCAAGGCCCTGTTCGACAACGGCCTGTACTGCCGTGCCGACGACCGCGGCGACCCGGTGATCCAGCTCGCCCCGCCGCTCATCGCCGACCAGCCGGTCTTCGACGAAATCGAGCAGATTCTGCGCGGCACGCTGACGGAGGCTTGGGCGAAGCTCTGAGACGTACGGCGAAGTAGGGGGCAGTAGGGGGGACGTACGGAGAGGTACGGGACTGCGGGCGCGGGCCCGGGGTCGAGGATCGTGCGGCAGTGGGCCGCTGCCTCGCCCCGGGCCCGTGGCCTGGGCCGGTCCTCCGGGCCCGCCGCCCCCGTCCGGTTACCCGGTCACCTGCCGGGGAACGTACGTACAGGCCCGCTCAGCAGGCTCGCGCGCCCGCCCGTGATGCGCGTACGCCCAGGAACTCACAGCCCCGCACGCCCTCCGGGCAGGCGTGGCACCCGGACGAGCGCGGGTTCCGGGCGCCGGCCCCCTGCCTTCCCCTGCCCACCCCGAGCCTCCCGCGCTCCCCTGCCGCTCACCCTTCGCCCAGGTTCTTCATATAAGCCGCCATTTGAGTGAACCTCAGCCGTGGTGCGCGGCGAGCGCCGAATACCGAGGGTCGCCACTCCTTACCGTGCCAGTGACCGATACTCTCCATGGTCGTTCACCCGGTTGGGGGAACGATCGGACGCGACGAGCATGAGGTGCGCAGATGGTGGCCCCACCTGACAACGACGTTCTCTGGGCGCGCGGCCTGCACCACACATACGCCGGCTCCCCCGCGCTGGCCGGGGTTTCCGTCGGTGTCCGCGAGGGCGAGATCCTCGCCGTCACCGGCCCGCGCGGCTGCGGCAAGACGACGCTCCTGCGGTGCCTTTCCGGCCAACTTGTCCCGGACAGCGGGGAGATCTGGTTCAACAGTTCACCCGTGCACACACTCTCCCCGCTCAGCCGTGAACGGCTGCGCCTGGACCGGTTCAGTTGGGTGGACACCGAACCGCACCTCGTCCCCGAGCTGACCGCCTGGGAGAACGCCGCCCTCCCGCTGCTGCTGCGCGGCGTCGGTCACCGCGCCGCCAAACAGACCGCCGGCGAATGGCTGGACCGGCTGGACGTGGGCCTGTGCGCCCGCCAACGCCCCGGCCGCCTCGACCAGTCGCAGCGCCAGCGCATCGCCGTCGCCCGCGCCCTGGCCTGCGCGCCGCGGGTCCTGTTCGCCGACGAGCCCACCGCGCCGCTGCACCGCTCCGACGCCGCCCAGGTCCTGCGCGCGATCACCACGGCCGCCCGCTCCCACGACATCACGGTCGTCCTCGCCACCCACGAGCCCGAGGCCGAGACCCTCGCGGACCGCAGCGTGGCACTCCTCGACGGCCGCCGCGTCGGCCCCAAGGCCCCCGCCCCCGAGAAGGAAAGCAGGGCAGAGTGCTCGCTCTCCGTCTGACCCGTGGGGCCCATCCCCTCGTCCTGCTCCGCCGTCTGCTGGTGGCCGCGGCCGCCGCGGGCACCGGCTTCCTCCTCCTGGCCGTCCTCGGCCACGCCGCCGCCCACCCGGCGTCGGCCGCGGACGCCTTCGTACGTCTCCTCTGGTGCGCCGTGCCGGTCGCGGCCACCACCCAGCTCGCCGTGTCCGCGGCCCGTACCGACCCCGCGTCCCGCCCGCAACGGGGTATGTCGGCGGCCGGGCTGGGCCCTGCCCGGCTGACCCTGATCGCCGCCGCCTCCACCGCCGTCTCCTGTGTCCTGGGCAGCGTCCTCGCGCTGCTCGTCTTCCTGGCGCTCCGCGGCGACCTGGTCGGCGCGGCCGCCGCCGATTCCGCCACCCAGCTCCTCGGCGCGGGCCACGCCCTACCGGCGGCCGGTGCGCTGTTGCTGCTCGCCGTCGTCCCCGTGACGGCGTCGGGCGCGACCGCCGTCGCCCTGCGCCCCCGTCCGCGCCCCCGCAAGGACGCTCGCGGTGGCCGGCGCGGCCCCCGGGTGGCCACCGGAACCGGCGAGCCGCTGACGGCCATGGACACCAACGGCTCGCGTTCCGCCGTGCCCGCCGCGCTCCCGTGGGGGATCACGCTGACGGCGGCCGGCCTCGCCCTGGAGACCTACGTCAGCCGGGGCGCCGACGACACCGGCGCGCTCCTCCCGTTGCCCGAGCGCCTCGTCGGCAGCCCGCCGGGGGTCCTGGCGGGCTGGGCGCTGTCCACCCTCGGCCTGGTCCTGGCAGGCCCCGGCCTGACGCAGTTGTCCGGCCGGCTGCTCGCGGCCGGCCGCCCGGGTGCCGTGCGTCTCCTCGCGGGCCGCGTGCTCCAGGAGGAGTCCCGGCGCATCGGCCGTCCGCTCGGCGTGCTCTGCGCGGTCGCCTCCGGTACGTACGCGGCGGTGAAGGTGTACGAAGCCGTTCCCGCCCGGCCGCTCGGGCCCCTCACCGGGCTGGGCGCGGCCCTCGTCCTGGCCTGCGTCACCGCGAGCGCCCTCACGGCGGCCCTGGAGGCCCGCTGGGCCCGTACGCACACCACCGCCGCCCTCCGCCGTCTCGGTACGCCCCGCTCGGTCCTCCACCGCGCCGCCGCTCTCCGCGTCCTGGCCCTCCTTGCCGTCCTGGCTCCCCTGACCTGGGCCATCGCCGAACTCGCCGCTCTCCCGCTCCTCCCCTGACACCCCTCTCCTCCCCTGCCCCCGCACCACGCGGCCCGCCCCCGCCGTCGCCGTCCTCGCCGTCCCCGCCCTCGCCGCCGGGCCCCGGTGCCTCCCGCCTACGATGACGGGCGTGCAGCCGAACTCCGATCCCCCCGCGTCCCCCGCCCCCCACCGCCCCGTCGAACGGCCGCAACACCCCGGCAGCGACCGCGAGATAGAGACGCTCGCCGCGTTCGACCGGGTGCTGGCCTCGGGCAGTCTGCGCGGCTACCGCGTCCAGTCCGTCGACCTGACCGGCCGCACCTCCGCCCTGCTCGGCACGCCGGTCGCCGACACCGTCTTCCTCGGCTGCCGGATGGAGCCGGAGGTCGCCGCGGGCGTGCGGGCGGCCGGCGCGCTGGTCTTCCCGCCGATACCGGGCCTGCCGTTCGACCCGTACCGCGGCAGCCTCTACTCGCCCGGCGAACTCTTCGAAGACCTCGCCACGGACGCCGGCTACCCGGCGACCCCGGACGCGCGGGCCTACGCCTGGTACCAGCGGACCATGTCGGACGGCGACATCTTCGCCTCGATGCTGCGCAGCATCCACGACGACGCCGTCTCCGACGCACTGGACGAGCACCTCTCCGGTGCCCGTGTCGTCGGCGTCATGGGCGGGCACGCGCTGGAGCGCGGTTCCGACGCGTACGAAGGCGCGGCCCGGCTGGGGCGCCGGCTCGCCCGGTCCGGCCTGACGGTCGCCACGGGCGGCGGTCCGGGCGCGATGGAGGCCGCGAACCTCGGCGCCTACGCGGCACCCTTCGGCGACACCATGCTGGACGAGAGCCTCGCGCTGCTCGCCAAGGTGCCGCAGTTCGGCCCCTCGGTGACGGACTGGGCGCGGGCCGCCTTCGAGGTGCGCGGCCGCTGGCCGGGCGGCGGCGACTCGGTCGGCATTCCCACCTGGTTCTACGGGCACGAGCCGCCGAACGCGTTCGCTTCCCACATCGCCAAGTACTTCGTCAACGCGGTCCGCGAGGACGGCCTGCTGGCCCGTTCCAACGCCGGGGTGGTCTTCCTGCCCGGCGCGGCGGGCACCGTGCAGGAGATCTTCGACAACGCGACCCCGAACTACTACGGATCGCGGGGTGAGCCGACCCCGATGGTGCTGGTCGACCGCGCCCACTGGACCGAAAAACTGCCCGCCTGGCCGCTGCTGCGGGCGCTCGCCGCGGAGCGTGCCATGTCCGGCAAGATCGCTCTGGTCGACTCGGTGGAAGAGGCTCCGGACGCGCTGGCCCGCCTCGGCGGAGCCCCCGGTTCCGGTTCTGCGGCATCTGCTTGACCCTCCGAGGCAACTCACGCCTCCAAAACCACGTCTCGCTAGTCAGGTAATGCACAGGTAAAACCAGGCAGTGCGCGAAACGGAGTTCTTGGTGCTCATCGGTCTTCTGACGGCGGTAGCGGCCTCGGCCTGCTACGGCACGGGGTCGGTCCTGCAAGCGGTGGGATCGCGCAAGTCCGCGCGCCGGGAGGCGGCCGCCGCGTCCACCACCGGCGTCACCGCCCACGGCGGACCCAGCCTCTCCTCCACCGCCAAGGCCGCCGTGACGTGGGAATTCATGGTCGGTACGGTGCTGGACTTCGTGGGGTTCGGGCTCGGCGCGCTGGCCGCCCGGATGCTGCCGCTGTTCCTCTCGCAGACCGTCATCAGCGCCAACCTCGTGATCACCGCCGTACTCAGCATCAAGCTGCTCGGCATCCGGCTGAACCCGCGCGAGTGGGTCTCCATCGGCGTGGTCTGCTCGGCGCTGGTCCTGCTCGCCACCGCGGCCGGGCCGGAGGGCGGCGGTGACGCCTCGACGACCACCCACTGGTGGCTGCTGATCGCCTCGGTGGCGCTGATGGGCGGCGGAACGCTGGCCGTCCGGCTGCTCGGCAGCCGCGCCGCGATCCTCGCCGGTCTGCTGTCCGGTCTGGGCTTCGGCGCGCTCGGTGTGGGCGTACGGGTACTGAACGGCGTC
Proteins encoded in this region:
- a CDS encoding ImmA/IrrE family metallo-endopeptidase, whose product is MVTPSRITLARKRRGLTLADLSARAGVSLQSLSNYETGRTAPRPSTVRRLADALDFPERFFSGPDIDELPAEGISWRARTKTPPRVLDSARAAGTLAAQLYEWIDERFRLPEPDLPSLGKPDPETAAEMVRTRWGLGTAPAPNMVHLLEAHGVRVFSLPPDSLEVDAFAVWRGTVPFVFLNMLKTVERGRFDAAHELGHLIMHGSGERPCTGPGAERQANDFASAFLMPAASVLGHMPAGARVDQVLEGKRIWKVSAMALTYRMHDLGLLTDWQYRSTCAELSARGYRTDEPQGLKKRETSQILTKVFQGLWSKGIRPGDVADQLGVRAEEVAEMLFGLSMETVTGEEEGAGEHQAKRSLSLVR
- a CDS encoding spermidine/putrescine ABC transporter substrate-binding protein gives rise to the protein MAELSRRSLLRGTVGTGAAGALAALAAGCGVPAAYVAPADRAAPDRSARDRRLTFANWPLYIDVDERDQQRRPTLEAFERHTGISVTYTEEINDNDEFFGKISPALMNRRPTGRDLIVISDWMCGRFVRLGWVQEMDRARQPHVAQHLDPLLRTPHFDPGRKHSVPWQSGITGIAYNRRKLGREIQHTADLWKDDLRGRVTLLSGLDESFAMLMQGDGVDITRWTETDFYRMTERIRRLVDRKHIRRFTGNDYIKDLASGDVLAAQAYSGDVIQLKEDNPDIEFVVPQEGAELWAESLMIPGRAEHKHNAEELIDFYYRPEIAAELAVWVNYVCPVPAARDILASAKDEDRAALAEDPLVFPDGALRERLAIARDITSKERPAFAKEWNGIVGL
- a CDS encoding gamma-aminobutyraldehyde dehydrogenase, whose protein sequence is MTTELRRLRNYIDGEFRDAADGRTTEVVDPSTGEAYATAPLSGAADVDAAMAAAATAFPAWRDLVPAERQKVLLKIADRFEERAEELIAAESENCGKPVALVRSEEIPPMVDQIRFFAGAARMLEGRAAGEYMDGLTSIVRREPVGVCAQVAPWNYPMMMAVWKFAPALAAGNTVVLKPSDTTPASTVLIAEIIGGVLDELGHSRGVFNVICGDRDTGRLMVEHKTPAMASITGSVRAGMQVAESASKDLKRVHLELGGKAPVVVFEDTDIAKAVEGIAEAGYFNAGQDCTAATRVLVHESIHDEFVTALAKAAADTRTGAPDDEDVFYGPLNNANQLAQVKRFIDGLPAHAKIEAGGHQVGEKGYFYAPTVVSGLKQDDEIVQQEVFGPVITVQSFRDEDQAVEWSNGVEYALASSVWTKDHARAMRMSKKLDFGCVWINTHIPLVAEMPHGGFKKSGYGKDLSGYGFEDYTRIKHVMTSLDG
- a CDS encoding Lrp/AsnC family transcriptional regulator — its product is MATRDRNGTQSIDSVSLAIIEQLQEDGRRPYAAIGKAVGLSEAAVRQRVQKLLDQGVMQIVAVTDPLTVGFRRQAMVGINVEGDLDPVADALTAMEEVEYVVMTAGSFDLLIEIVCEDDDHLLEMINKRIRTLPGVRTTESFVYLKLRKQTYTWGTR
- a CDS encoding aspartate aminotransferase family protein is translated as MTADLSKTAYDHLWMHFTRMSSYENAPVPTIVRGEGTNIYDDKGKRYIDGLAGLFVVQAGHGRAELAETALKQAQELAFFPIWSYAHPKAVELAERLAHHAPGDLNKVFFTTGGGEAVETAWKLAKQYFKLTGKPTKHKVISRAVAYHGTPQGALSITGLPGLKAPFEPLVPGAHKVPNTNIYRAPLFGDDPEAFGRWAAAQIEQQILFEGADTVAAVFLEPVQNAGGCFPPPPGYFQRVREICDRHDVLLVSDEVICAFGRLGTMFACDKFDYVPDMITCAKGMTSGYSPIGACVISDRLAEPFYKGDNTFLHGYTFGGHPVSAAVACANLDIFEREGLNQHVLDKEDAFFSTLKKLHDLPIVGDVRGNGFFYGIELVKDKTTKESFNDEETERVLYGFLSKALFDNGLYCRADDRGDPVIQLAPPLIADQPVFDEIEQILRGTLTEAWAKL
- a CDS encoding ABC transporter ATP-binding protein: MVAPPDNDVLWARGLHHTYAGSPALAGVSVGVREGEILAVTGPRGCGKTTLLRCLSGQLVPDSGEIWFNSSPVHTLSPLSRERLRLDRFSWVDTEPHLVPELTAWENAALPLLLRGVGHRAAKQTAGEWLDRLDVGLCARQRPGRLDQSQRQRIAVARALACAPRVLFADEPTAPLHRSDAAQVLRAITTAARSHDITVVLATHEPEAETLADRSVALLDGRRVGPKAPAPEKESRAECSLSV
- a CDS encoding LOG family protein, producing the protein METLAAFDRVLASGSLRGYRVQSVDLTGRTSALLGTPVADTVFLGCRMEPEVAAGVRAAGALVFPPIPGLPFDPYRGSLYSPGELFEDLATDAGYPATPDARAYAWYQRTMSDGDIFASMLRSIHDDAVSDALDEHLSGARVVGVMGGHALERGSDAYEGAARLGRRLARSGLTVATGGGPGAMEAANLGAYAAPFGDTMLDESLALLAKVPQFGPSVTDWARAAFEVRGRWPGGGDSVGIPTWFYGHEPPNAFASHIAKYFVNAVREDGLLARSNAGVVFLPGAAGTVQEIFDNATPNYYGSRGEPTPMVLVDRAHWTEKLPAWPLLRALAAERAMSGKIALVDSVEEAPDALARLGGAPGSGSAASA